The following proteins are encoded in a genomic region of Tenebrio molitor chromosome 7, icTenMoli1.1, whole genome shotgun sequence:
- the LOC138136111 gene encoding DDB1- and CUL4-associated factor 13: MKVKVITRNPDDFLRETKHDIHKVPRNYDPSLHPFEAAREYTRALNAVKLEKVFAKPFIGNLDGHRDGVSCISKNPKRLSVLISGAYDGEIRVWDLAQKICVRDFVAHEGIVRGIIYTPTEEHFISLGDDKTIKTWKSKAPQFGEEEEPVNTVISKTVLTGITHHIKDPLFATSGEICQIWEESRNEPVRTFEWGVDSLHDIAFNPVETNLLASCASDRSIILYDIRDSGPLRKVVMKLRTNKICWNPMEAYTFTGANEDYNLYTFDTRNLKKPVNVHMDHVGAVTYIDYAPTGREFVSGSYDKSIRIFETNKGHSREIYHTKRMQRLTCVQWTLDNKYILSGSDEMNIRIWKARASEKLGPLKPREKAALNYSEALKEKYAAHPQVRRIARHRHVPKHVYNAQKELKTIKDRSKRKEANRRVHSKQGEIPYESEKSKHVIKEDR, translated from the exons ATGAAAGTTAAAGTGATCACCAGAAATCCAGACGATTTCCTTCGTGAGACGAAACACGACATTCATAAAG TGCCGCGTAACTATGACCCTAGTTTGCATCCGTTCGAAGCGGCTAGAGAGTATACCAGAGCCCTAAATGCGGTGAAGTTGGAGAAGGTTTTTGCCAAACCTTTTATTGGCAACTTGGATGGTCACAGAGATGGAGTATCGTGCATTTCCAAAAACCCTAAACGCCTTTCAGTTTTAATCAGTGGTGCTTATGACGGGGAAATACGAGTTTGGGATTTGGCACAGAAAATTTGTGTTCGAGATTTTGTAGCACATGAAGGCATTGTGAGGGGTATAATATATACTCCAACAGAAGAACATTTTATATCTTTGGGTGATGACAAAACTATTAAAACTTGGAAATCAAAAGCACCTCAGTTTGGGGAGGAAGAGGAACCTGTTAATACAGTCATAAGTAAAACTGTTTTGACAGGAATTACTCATCACATTAAGGATCCATTATTTGCAACTTCTGGAGAAATCTGTCAAATATGGGAAGAATCAAGAAATGAACCAGTTAGGACATTTGAATGGGGAGTTGATAGCTTGCATGACATTGCTTTTAATCCAGTTGAAACCAACTTGTTAGCATCATGTGCTAGCGATAGAAGTATAATTTTATACGATATTAGGGATAGTGGGCCATTAAGAAAGGTTGTTATGAAGttaagaacaaataaaatatgttggAATCCTATGGAAGCCTATACCTTCACAGGAGCTAATGAAGATTACAA tttataCACCTTTGACACTAGAAATCTCAAGAAACCAGTCAATGTTCATATGGACCATGTTGGTGCAGTAACTTACATAGATTATGCTCCAACTGGAAGAGAGTTTGTTAGTGGAAGTTACGACAAGTCCATTAGAATCTTTGAAACAAACAAGGGACATTCTCGAGAGATTTATCACACCAAACGCATGCAGCGTCTCACTTGTGTCCAGTGGACTCTCGATAACAAATATATATTGAGTGGATCTGATGAAATGAATATTAGAATATGGAAAGCTAGAGCTTCAGAAAAATTGGGACCA cTTAAACCAAGAGAAAAAGCAGCACTGAATTATAGTGAGGCTCTTAAGGAAAAATATGCAGCTCACCCACAAGTTAGAAGAATTGCCAGACACAGACATGTACCTAAACATGTGTATAACGCACAGAAAGAACTTAAAACCATTAAGGACAGAAGTAAAAGAAAAGAGGCCAACCGTAGGGTTCATTCTAAACAAGGAGAAATACCTTATGAATCAGAAAAGAGTAAACATGTCATTAAGGAAGATCGATAA
- the LOC138136113 gene encoding probable enoyl-CoA hydratase → MATRISSLIMRQYSSAPKTILTETIGEIVTIGINRPEKRNCVDPSTAKLLTKAIEDFENDDSLRAAVLYGTGGNFCAGYDLKSLSQMDSQPEGAISEEGQMGPTLRFIKKPMVAAISGYAVAGGLELALMCDLRVMEETAIMGVYCRRFGVPLMDGGTVRLQAMVGLSRALDLILTGRSLNAKEAFEWGVANRIVACGTALGQAINLATSLVKFPQQCMLTDRNSTYNAAFNSAYLDLLKYEQNNGINVLATESIPGAKKFVSGIGRHGKSSNLREKDVKEWEKEFQTKSKL, encoded by the exons ATGGCAACACGAATTTCTTCCTTAATAATGCGACAATACAGTTCCGCCCCTAAAA CGATTTTAACGGAAACAATTGGAGAAATTGTCACAATAGGCATCAATAGACCGGAAAAACGAAACTGCGTAGATCCAAGTACTGCGAAATTGCTTACCAAGGCTATCGAAGATTTCGAAAACGATGATTCCTTGCGAGCCGCAGTTCTGTACGGGACAGGGGGTAACTTTTGTGCAGGATACGACCTCAAATCCTTATCTCAGATGGACTCACAGCCTGAAGGTGCAATTAGTGAAGAGGGACAAATG GGCCCTACGCTACGATTTATTAAGAAACCGATGGTTGCAGCCATAAGTGGTTACGCCGTTGCCGGAGGTTTAGAGTTAGCTTTAATGTGTGACCTACGCGTTATGGAAGAGACCGCCATTATGGGGGTATATTGTCGGCGATTTGGTGTACCACTAATGGATGGGGGCACTGTGCGACTTCAAGCAATGGTAGGACTGTCACGAGCGCTGGATCTGATTCTTACAGGACGATCTCTCAACGCCAAGGAGGCATTTGAATGGGGTGTTGCCAACAGAATTGTGGCTTGTGGAACAG cGCTGGGGCAAGCAATCAATCTTGCGACATCTCTAGTGAAGTTTCCCCAACAATGTATGTTGACTGACAGAAACTCGACCTATAATGCAGCTTTTAATTCAGCATACCTTGatcttttaaaatatgaaCAAAATAATGGAATAAATGTATTGGCCACAGAGTCGATTCCGGGGGCTAAAAAATTTGTGTCCGGCATAGGCAGGCATGGTAAATCTAGTAATTTAAGAGAAAAAGACGTAAAAGAATGGGAAAAAGAGTTTCAAACTAAAAGTAAACtgtaa